The Desulfovibrio subterraneus nucleotide sequence TCGTTCCTCGTCATGTCAGAGGACACCATCTTCCTCAAGATGCTGCAGTCCGCCCTGAACAAGCAACTTGGCATTCCCCACCTGCGCATACATTTCCTGCGGAGCATAGAGGCTCTTCTCGGCCAGCTTCCGCTGTGCGAGGTAAAGGGCGACAGCCCCTTCATCATCATGGAACAGCGCTTCAGGGGTCGCCTGCATGATCAATATGTAAAAAAGATCAAGGAACAGGCACCGGAAAGCAGGGTAATCGTGCTCACCAACGAGATAACACGCGACGGCCTTGCCCTGCTGTATGAACTGGGGGTGGACAACACCATCGTCAAACCCCTTTCCATGAACACGCTGATTGAAAAAATTGCCAACGCCATTGTACCGCCCGCCAAGCTCGGCAAGCTCATGGACCAGGCGCGGCAACTGCTGGCCGAAGGGGAAGCCAAAGCCGCCCTTAACGTGACCGACAGCATTCTTTCCATCAAACCGGACAGCTCCACTGGGCTCATGCTGCGTGGCGATGCCCTGCGAGCTTTGGGCCAGCCCAACGAGGCTCTTCTGCAATACCAGCAGGCCATGGAAATGGCTCAGCTCTTTGTCGGCCCTGTGCAGAGGCTGGCAGAGCACTATGCCGAACTTGGCGACACCGTGCGCGAACTGCATTATCTGCAGAAACTGGATGCCTTAAGTCCGCTCAACTATGATCGCAAGATAGACATGGGCAAGGCCAGCCTTGTTCTCGGCAGGGCGGATGTGGCCCATAAATATCTCAACGAGGCCGTGCGTATTGCCGGACAGGGCGATGCGCGCCTGCTGGGAGAGGTTGCCGCAAAGCTTGCCCGCACCTGCATGGAGCACTTTCCCGAGGCATGCGAGCAGCATCTGCGCACCATTGTGGATATGGGTGGCACCATGCCCACAAAGGCCATTGCCGAAACATGGAACCGGCTGGGCATTTCCCTGCGGCGTCAGGGCAGATGGCAGGATGCGGTAACGGAATACACCAAGGCCATACAACGGGCTCCCGACGACGAAAACCTGTACTTCAACAAGGCGCTGGCTGAGACTGACGGCCAATTGCATGCGGAGGCTGCCCGCTCCCTCAGTGCCGCCATCAGCATAAACCCTGCCTTCGGCAGACACGATCCCGCCATGGCTGCCAGAATGTCCCGCATTTTCGAACTGGCGGGCGAGCTGGAACAGGCCCGCAAATATTCCGCCATAGCGGAAGAGCTGGACAACGCGGAACACGACCCGAACGACTGATTATCCCCCCTCGCTCTTTTTCCGGCATCGGCTTCCCTGCATGGAATCCGGCCTGCCATTCCCCCTGACCGCCCCTTTACTGTTTGCTGCTGTTTTCCCTGCCCACATGCCAAGAGCTTTGCCTAAATCAGCCCAGAACACCGGGCATGAACACAACTCGTGCGGGACACCTGAACGCGCTCGCAACGATACGCCCGCTCAAGGCCAGC carries:
- a CDS encoding tetratricopeptide repeat protein, whose product is MDYAAHLRGIIREFALSGGGSFLVMSEDTIFLKMLQSALNKQLGIPHLRIHFLRSIEALLGQLPLCEVKGDSPFIIMEQRFRGRLHDQYVKKIKEQAPESRVIVLTNEITRDGLALLYELGVDNTIVKPLSMNTLIEKIANAIVPPAKLGKLMDQARQLLAEGEAKAALNVTDSILSIKPDSSTGLMLRGDALRALGQPNEALLQYQQAMEMAQLFVGPVQRLAEHYAELGDTVRELHYLQKLDALSPLNYDRKIDMGKASLVLGRADVAHKYLNEAVRIAGQGDARLLGEVAAKLARTCMEHFPEACEQHLRTIVDMGGTMPTKAIAETWNRLGISLRRQGRWQDAVTEYTKAIQRAPDDENLYFNKALAETDGQLHAEAARSLSAAISINPAFGRHDPAMAARMSRIFELAGELEQARKYSAIAEELDNAEHDPND